From a single Micromonospora sp. WMMD1102 genomic region:
- a CDS encoding DNA translocase FtsK: MAGRASSQANRRRNGSTSRAGGTRAGNTRARQPTRGRAAAARRPTRTSPAVYVGRAIGATWMGLAHSVGWAMRAAGRQAATARDLDPEHRRDGAGLLLLGLAILSAVAVWFSSAGPLGGQLADTIRLFFGAISIVLPVLLLIGSVRLMRAPTEPEHRGRGLVGWTALIVGTAALLHIGTRPVNNAERDYAGGLIGAGVGGPLESAVSAWVAVPLLVLLLLFGLLVVTATPINKVPERLGLLAGAVLGRPESDEDAEAGSARGAEGRRPARRRPSPLPGPADEEEEPGYEVDTPEPEAVPPSRRSKGKVPAARKPPEPPEHSPAPTRAEQLAITGLAGDYTLPPANLLRPGGAPKTRSRANDEVIAALTGVFEQFDVDAAVTGFTRGPTVTRYEVELGHGVKVERITQLSRNIAYAVKSPDVRILSPIPGKSAVGVEIPNSDREDVALGDVLRSRAAASDHHPMLVALGKDIEGGFVVANLAKMPHILIAGATGAGKSSCLNSLLVSILTRATPDEVRLLLIDPKRVEMTNYEGIPHLVTPIVTNPKKAADSLDWVVREMDMRYDDLAAAGVRHIDDYNRKVRAGQIKPPPGSEREIRPYPYLLVIVDELADLMMVAPRDVEDSVVRITQLARAAGIHLVLATQRPSVDVVTGLIKANVPSRLAFATSSLADSRVILDQPGAEKLIGRGDGLFLPMGASKPVRIQGAWVTENEINDIVKFCKDQREPEFRPDVLTPAQDTKKKVDEEIGDDVDLLVQAIELVVTSQFGSTSMLQRKLRVGFAKAGRLMDLMETRGIVGPSEGSKARDVLVKPDELEEALAALRPED; this comes from the coding sequence ATGGCGGGCCGTGCCTCCTCTCAGGCGAACCGGCGCCGGAACGGGTCGACATCCCGCGCCGGCGGTACCCGGGCGGGCAACACCCGGGCACGTCAGCCGACCCGGGGCCGGGCCGCCGCCGCACGCCGGCCGACCCGGACCAGTCCGGCGGTCTACGTCGGCCGGGCGATCGGGGCGACCTGGATGGGGCTGGCGCACAGCGTCGGCTGGGCCATGCGGGCGGCCGGCCGGCAGGCGGCGACCGCCCGCGACCTCGACCCGGAGCACCGCCGGGACGGTGCCGGCCTGCTCCTGCTCGGCCTGGCGATTCTCAGTGCCGTGGCGGTCTGGTTCTCCTCGGCCGGGCCGCTGGGTGGCCAGCTCGCCGACACCATCCGGCTCTTCTTCGGCGCGATCTCCATCGTGCTGCCGGTCCTGCTGCTGATCGGCTCGGTCAGGCTGATGCGGGCACCCACCGAGCCGGAGCACCGGGGGCGGGGCCTGGTCGGCTGGACCGCGCTGATCGTCGGTACGGCAGCCCTGCTGCACATCGGAACCCGTCCGGTGAACAACGCCGAGCGGGACTACGCCGGTGGCCTGATCGGGGCCGGGGTCGGCGGCCCGCTGGAGAGCGCGGTAAGCGCCTGGGTCGCCGTACCGCTGCTGGTGTTGCTGTTGCTCTTCGGTCTGCTGGTGGTGACCGCGACCCCGATCAACAAGGTGCCGGAGCGACTCGGGCTGCTGGCCGGCGCGGTGCTCGGCCGGCCGGAGTCCGACGAGGACGCCGAAGCCGGATCGGCGCGTGGCGCGGAGGGACGCCGGCCGGCCCGCCGCCGCCCGTCGCCGCTGCCCGGCCCGGCCGACGAGGAGGAGGAGCCCGGCTACGAGGTCGACACTCCGGAGCCCGAGGCGGTGCCGCCGTCGCGCCGGTCGAAGGGGAAGGTACCGGCGGCCCGGAAGCCGCCGGAACCGCCGGAGCACTCGCCGGCACCGACCCGGGCCGAGCAGTTGGCGATCACCGGGCTGGCCGGCGACTACACGCTGCCACCGGCCAACCTGCTGCGTCCCGGCGGTGCGCCGAAGACCCGCAGCCGGGCCAACGACGAGGTGATCGCTGCGCTGACCGGGGTCTTCGAGCAGTTCGACGTGGACGCGGCGGTGACCGGTTTCACCCGGGGCCCGACCGTCACCCGGTACGAGGTCGAACTCGGGCACGGCGTGAAGGTCGAGCGGATCACCCAGCTCTCCCGCAACATCGCGTACGCGGTCAAGTCGCCGGACGTCCGGATCCTCAGCCCGATCCCGGGCAAGAGCGCGGTCGGTGTCGAGATCCCGAACAGCGACCGGGAGGACGTGGCGCTCGGCGACGTGCTCCGGTCCCGGGCGGCGGCGAGTGACCACCACCCGATGCTGGTGGCGCTCGGCAAGGACATCGAGGGCGGCTTCGTGGTGGCCAACCTGGCCAAGATGCCGCACATCCTCATCGCCGGGGCGACGGGTGCGGGCAAGAGCTCATGTCTGAACAGTCTGCTTGTGTCAATTCTGACCCGGGCCACTCCGGACGAGGTGCGGCTGCTGCTGATCGACCCGAAGCGGGTCGAGATGACGAACTACGAGGGGATTCCGCACCTGGTCACCCCGATCGTGACCAACCCGAAGAAGGCGGCCGACTCGCTGGACTGGGTGGTCCGCGAGATGGACATGCGCTACGACGACCTGGCCGCCGCCGGGGTGCGCCACATCGACGACTACAACCGCAAGGTCCGGGCCGGGCAGATCAAGCCGCCGCCGGGCAGTGAGCGGGAGATCCGGCCGTACCCGTACCTGCTGGTGATCGTGGACGAGCTGGCCGACCTGATGATGGTGGCGCCGCGCGACGTGGAGGACTCGGTCGTCCGGATCACCCAGCTCGCCCGGGCCGCCGGTATCCACCTGGTGCTGGCCACCCAGCGCCCCTCGGTCGACGTGGTGACCGGTCTGATCAAGGCGAACGTGCCGTCCCGGCTCGCCTTCGCGACCTCCTCGCTTGCCGACTCCCGGGTCATCCTCGACCAGCCCGGCGCGGAGAAGCTGATCGGCCGGGGCGACGGGCTGTTCCTGCCGATGGGCGCCTCCAAGCCGGTACGCATCCAGGGCGCCTGGGTGACCGAAAACGAGATCAACGACATCGTCAAGTTCTGCAAGGACCAGCGGGAGCCGGAGTTCCGGCCCGACGTGCTGACCCCGGCGCAGGACACCAAGAAAAAGGTCGACGAGGAGATCGGCGACGACGTCGACCTGCTGGTGCAGGCGATCGAGCTGGTGGTGACATCGCAGTTCGGCTCGACCTCGATGCTGCAACGCAAGCTGCGGGTCGGCTTCGCCAAGGCGGGCCGGCTGATGGACCTGATGGAGACCCGGGGGATCGTCGGGCCGTCCGAGGGCTCGAAGGCCCGGGACGTGCTGGTCAAGCCAGACGAGCTGGAGGAGGCACTGGCGGCGCTCCGGCCGGAGGACTGA
- the rimO gene encoding 30S ribosomal protein S12 methylthiotransferase RimO, which translates to MVSADSSSRRRVALLTLGCARNEVDSEELAARLDADGWQVTTDGEGADVVLVNTCGFVEKAKQDSIQTLLAAADTGAKVVAAGCMAERYGRELADGMPEAGAVLSFDDYPDISARLDDVLAGKQLPAHTPRDRRELLPLTPVARHGGSVVVPGHGDAAGRPAGDAAVPGPAGGPVSGGAASRPAGGALVADEHTPAHLRPVLRHRLDSGPVASLKLASGCDRRCAFCAIPAFRGAFVSRTPDELLAEAEWLARSGVRELVLVSENSTSYGKDLGDPRLLEKLLPQLAAVDGIVRVRASYLQPAETRPGLVEAIASTPGVAPYFDLSFQHSSEAVLRRMRRFGSTDRFLDLLASVRRLAPDAGARSNVIVGFPGETRADVAELERFLTAARLDAIGVFDYSDEDGTEAATLSGKVSPATVKRRYDRLSALADELCSQRAEERLGSSVEVLVDSVDDGVVEGRAAHQAPEVDGSTTLVAPTGGGVDLAALCPGDLVRARVTGTEGVDLVAVPEEMISAAPRGAG; encoded by the coding sequence ATGGTGTCTGCCGATTCCTCCTCCCGGCGCCGGGTCGCGCTGCTCACTCTCGGCTGTGCCCGTAACGAGGTCGACTCGGAGGAGCTGGCCGCCCGGCTGGACGCCGACGGCTGGCAGGTGACCACCGACGGCGAGGGCGCCGACGTGGTGCTGGTCAACACCTGTGGCTTCGTGGAGAAGGCCAAGCAGGACTCGATCCAGACCCTGCTGGCCGCCGCCGACACCGGAGCCAAGGTCGTGGCGGCCGGCTGCATGGCCGAGCGGTACGGCCGGGAGCTGGCCGACGGCATGCCCGAGGCCGGCGCCGTGCTCAGCTTCGACGACTATCCCGACATCTCCGCCCGGCTGGACGACGTGCTGGCCGGCAAGCAGCTCCCCGCGCACACCCCCCGGGACCGGCGCGAGCTGCTGCCGTTGACTCCGGTGGCCCGGCACGGCGGCTCCGTGGTGGTGCCCGGGCACGGCGACGCGGCCGGCCGTCCGGCCGGCGACGCGGCGGTGCCGGGGCCGGCAGGCGGGCCGGTGTCGGGCGGCGCCGCGAGCCGTCCGGCCGGCGGTGCGCTGGTGGCCGACGAGCACACCCCGGCGCACCTGCGCCCGGTACTCCGGCACCGGCTCGACTCCGGCCCGGTCGCCTCGTTGAAGCTGGCAAGTGGCTGCGACCGGCGCTGCGCGTTCTGCGCGATCCCGGCGTTCCGTGGCGCCTTCGTCTCGCGTACCCCGGACGAGCTGCTCGCCGAGGCGGAGTGGCTGGCCCGCTCCGGCGTACGGGAGCTGGTGCTGGTCAGCGAGAACTCCACCTCGTACGGCAAGGATCTCGGCGACCCCCGGCTGCTGGAGAAACTGCTCCCGCAGCTGGCCGCGGTCGACGGCATCGTCCGGGTCCGGGCCAGCTACCTCCAGCCGGCGGAGACCCGTCCGGGGCTGGTCGAGGCGATCGCCAGCACACCCGGGGTGGCGCCCTACTTCGACCTCTCGTTCCAGCACTCCAGCGAGGCGGTACTCCGCCGGATGCGCCGATTCGGCTCGACCGACCGGTTCCTCGACCTGCTCGCCTCGGTCCGGCGGCTCGCGCCCGACGCCGGAGCCCGGAGCAACGTGATCGTCGGCTTCCCCGGCGAGACCCGGGCGGACGTGGCGGAGCTGGAGCGCTTCCTCACCGCCGCCCGGCTGGACGCGATCGGGGTCTTCGACTACAGCGACGAGGACGGCACCGAGGCCGCCACCCTGTCGGGCAAGGTGTCGCCGGCCACGGTCAAGCGGCGCTACGACCGGCTCTCCGCGCTCGCCGACGAGCTCTGCTCGCAACGTGCCGAGGAGCGGCTCGGCTCCAGCGTCGAGGTGCTCGTCGACTCGGTGGACGACGGCGTCGTGGAGGGCCGGGCGGCCCACCAGGCGCCGGAGGTGGACGGCTCGACCACCCTGGTCGCGCCGACCGGCGGCGGGGTCGACCTGGCCGCGCTCTGCCCGGGCGACCTGGTCCGGGCCAGGGTCACCGGCACCGAGGGCGTGGACCTGGTGGCCGTGCCGGAGGAGATGATCTCGGCGGCGCCGCGTGGGGCGGGGTGA
- the pgsA gene encoding CDP-diacylglycerol--glycerol-3-phosphate 3-phosphatidyltransferase, translating to MADPVTDPVATGRVGPVPLVNAANGLTALRLALVPVFVGLVVASGMVHPGWRVAACLTFVVASVTDLVDGWIARRWALVTSFGKVADPIADKALTGTALVLLSWYDRIPWWITVLILVREFGITLMRFWVIRYGVIAASRGGKAKTAVQILAIVWYLWPVPESVAWVGPWILGVAVVVTVVTGLDYVVRALRLRRPAR from the coding sequence ATGGCCGATCCGGTGACCGATCCGGTGGCGACCGGGCGGGTGGGTCCGGTTCCGCTGGTCAACGCGGCCAACGGGCTCACCGCGCTCCGACTGGCGTTGGTGCCCGTCTTCGTCGGTCTGGTGGTCGCCTCCGGGATGGTGCACCCCGGCTGGCGGGTGGCCGCCTGTCTGACCTTCGTCGTCGCCTCGGTGACGGATCTGGTGGACGGGTGGATCGCCCGGCGCTGGGCGCTGGTCACCTCGTTCGGAAAAGTGGCCGACCCGATCGCCGACAAGGCCCTGACCGGCACCGCTCTGGTTCTATTGTCCTGGTATGACCGGATCCCCTGGTGGATCACCGTGCTCATCCTGGTACGCGAGTTCGGCATCACGCTGATGCGCTTCTGGGTGATCCGGTACGGCGTCATCGCGGCCAGCCGGGGCGGCAAGGCCAAGACCGCCGTCCAGATCCTGGCCATCGTCTGGTACCTCTGGCCGGTTCCGGAGAGCGTCGCCTGGGTAGGACCGTGGATCCTCGGCGTCGCCGTGGTGGTGACCGTGGTGACCGGGCTCGACTACGTGGTCCGGGCGCTGCGGCTGCGTCGCCCGGCCCGCTGA
- a CDS encoding CinA family protein gives MAEDPARAADNAAAAVVHALADRGATLAVVESLTGGLLSATIVDIAGVSSVFRGGLVAYATELKSSLVGVPAELLDQRGAVDPDVAVALAEGGRQRCAADWCLATTGVAGPEPQDGKPVGLVFVAAAGPTGTEVRRLDISGNRLRIRIEAVSGALHLLSERLHAGVDGSPVGGAR, from the coding sequence ATGGCGGAGGATCCCGCACGGGCAGCCGACAACGCGGCGGCGGCGGTGGTGCACGCGCTCGCCGACCGGGGTGCCACGCTCGCGGTGGTGGAGTCGCTCACCGGCGGCCTGCTCTCCGCCACCATCGTCGACATCGCCGGGGTCAGCAGCGTGTTCCGGGGCGGCCTGGTGGCGTACGCGACCGAGTTGAAGTCGTCGCTGGTGGGCGTACCGGCCGAGCTGCTCGACCAGCGCGGCGCGGTCGACCCGGACGTGGCGGTGGCGCTGGCCGAGGGCGGCCGGCAGCGCTGTGCCGCGGACTGGTGCCTCGCCACCACCGGCGTCGCCGGTCCCGAACCACAGGACGGCAAACCGGTCGGGCTCGTCTTCGTGGCGGCGGCCGGACCCACCGGCACCGAGGTACGCCGGCTCGACATCAGCGGCAACCGGCTGCGGATCCGGATCGAGGCGGTGAGTGGTGCCCTGCACCTGCTCAGCGAGCGGCTGCACGCCGGGGTCGACGGGAGCCCGGTCGGCGGCGCCCGCTGA